In Salarias fasciatus chromosome 4, fSalaFa1.1, whole genome shotgun sequence, the DNA window TGGAAGTTTGAGCAGCACCTCTAAAggtatataaaaacaaaacctgtgtCTATGCTGTATATTTACTGGTTTGAACACAGAGTGCATCTGAAAACATTCTCCTCTCATAACTGATGAATAAAGCGTCTCATAACGCACGGCCAGGGAACATTCATCGCCCGTGGAAAGGCAAACCTTCGTAGCACTTTGGATGttcgtttacacggcaacgatGCTCGGAGCCGttgaaaaggcaactttttgaaatgactTCAGGTGGGACTTTCGAAAACAGCCCAACTCTGTCGCCGTGTGAACAGGGGCGTGCCTGCacgtgtgtgatttcattacaaaaacaacagcccccGGACCACCAGCGCTCATGGACAGAAGCTGTGATCCGgggttgggaaaaaaaaaaacccaaaagcagTGGCGGAACACCTCCACTCTCCTCTGGaaccacttcctgctgctgcatcatgATGACGATTCATGAACCATTTCCCCGCGGttcagcctctgcagctccgggaGGCTCGATCGCCCTGCACTGACCCGGGGTCGCCGTCCCAGAGACGAGGCTGCTCCCCacctcatcctctctccagcCCCATTTCACTCATCACCAGAGACAGAGTGcagaagattttctttttttaataccatTACACGGTGTTTTCCTGGCGCCGCCGTTCCCACTGTCCTGGACgagctcctggagctcctgcagtccgTCCACcggtttgtttctttcacaaaaacagaaaaataaaatacacttaTATTTGTTTTAgtactgtgaagcactttgtgttgttttgtttacatgaaaagTGTGTTATAAATAAGTTTGATTGACTTGTGGTCCACATGAAAAcgacatgttttcagtgtttctgcctgcAGACGGATCTTGTTTCAAATTGTTGTGTCAACGTGAGACTTTTGTGGAGagaaagcacaaaaaaagatgttttcacatgaaacgctgtcgtgtaaacagtcTTTTCAAAATGAAGGTATGGATTTTAAACATCCATGTGATGCACAGCTGAAAGACATTTAGCGTTTCCATTAATTCACTTGAAATGAAAACCTTGGAGTCTGAGAGTCGTGTGTTTTCACCTCTGATCGACTGGTAGTTACCTCAATACttgaacacacactgaccagaTGATCCCGTTtatctcctccacctgcacgtTCTGCACTAAGTCCCACTCTGACGGTGGTGTCGCAGGTCAGCGCGACCTCTGACCCTAATCTCCGCACGATGGGCTTTAAtctccctctgctgctttcCGTTTCAGGACTGGGTGGACGACGGCTACTTCAGCAGCGGGGTTTACTGCAGGCGGGCGGATCAGGAGGGCTCTCAGTTCTACAACTCCAAGAGGCTGGACTTCGAGCTCTACACGTGATCTGGCTCCATGTCCCGGTTCAGCCAAAGGGTTCATGTatcatatttttaaatgaataacGATAACATGTCTGTGGTCTTATAGGGATTCATTTGGTTTGATTTTGTGAGAAAACACTGAGCGACTGACGCACACGGATGTGACTTAAAAACCAAGAGTGATCAGTTCTCTTCTGTGCGTCGTGTCTGCAgaattttaaaagtaattacCTTGAGAACCGGACGTTTTCATCGCAATCAGGAAATTAAAATGCTCAGTTTTAGCCCTGCAGTTGACACTCAGTTGGACGATTTAACAGTTTGTCAAATGTGACTTTACtgattcattgtttttttttgccttatAATAAATGGAATATTTTGTTTCAGACTCTGGCAGTTGGTGTTGATTTTCTTAAACTGAATCAATAACTACTATTTTTTTGAAGTGCAGAAAACTAATCATTTACTTTCTTATCTTGCATTTGAAATCAAAGTATCTCCAGAACTGTTGGAACTCATGAAAATGTCATCCTGCTCCAGCTTTAGACGCCTCTATTAGCAACTAATacagatgcatttatttttccacatatGTGAAGAGGAGACTATTAATACTAATCATAGTCTTAAATTGTCATATCCTCTGTTACTGGGATATGTGCTCACTTCCAGTGTTAAATGGTACAATAAAGACATGGCCTGATCAGGCATAACCCTGAGATTTCTGATGCTGGGTTTGACAAGGAACCGTAGAGTTCACATGGGTTCTAATCTGGGATCTTATTATCAGGTGAAATGATCAAAGTTCTGTTCCGTTTGAATTTATCTGCAGGTAGTTTGAGGAGAGTCAGCGTTGATCATTTGTGACACACACTCCAAGAACACAGATAAAAAGTGAAACTGACTCTTTAAACGAACAACACAGCTGAATGTCCCAAGCGTAAAAATGataagacacatttttaaagctgcGAATCAGCTGACCAAGAGGCTTCAAGTACAATTAAAAAGAACAGGGCCGGGAACAGAGCCCTGAGCAACTCCGCAAGTCATGTTTGATTCAACAGATATTACATTGTTTATCACCACATTCAGAGTTCTTCCTTTGATGTATGAGAATGATTGGAGGACAGACCCTGAAAACCTCAGATTCAAGCAGATCAGTCAGATTGAGAGAGTCGAATGCAGAGGACAAGTCCAGGAAGACCGAGTAGCGACTGGAGTCTGCAGCCATCAGTGGAGTGAGTTTTTCTAAACCCTGATGCTGTTAACCACAGCATGTTTGAAGCACCTGGGAATCGAGCCAGATTTCACTGAAAGACTTGTCAGTCTCACAGTCCATGAAGCGACAGAatcaaaagtatttaaaaaaaagggacgTCGGCACAATGTCAGCAGGGCTTGATGAGCGTTTCATCCTGCAGACTAAAGCCTTCACATCCTGCAGGCTGACAGGAGAGAACGGATGAATCACTGATGAATTATAAAGTAtcacaagaaaaaataaacaattcaCATGTAGCTCATGAAAAAGCAGCAGGCTTTGGGTGTTTGAAGCTGAGACCTCGTACTCAGGATGTGGTGAAGCTTCTGGTTGAAATTGTCAAACTCTCATCGCGAAACTTCCCATCACCCCAcgtatttgtgttttgtgcaagcCTGATATTAAAACGCCAggatgaagctgaaaaaaagtTCAAGGCCATCCAAGTTGAAAAGCCATCAAGACAGTAAGTAAGCTTGACTGTCACTCTGTGAGTGGTAAAGATGTTTgactgtcatctgcatagcagtgGAAAGATGGGAAAAGGAGAACAACAGAGGAACCAAAACTGAACCTTATGGGACAAGCAGTGGCAGACGCAAAGGTAAGATCGGGACCGTTCCTGGACCCCTGATCCCAGACCCACTACAGAGCACTGCGCGCCAAAACCACCAGGGCCCAGAGACAGTTTCTTCCCCCAGGCCGTCACCCTGATGAACTCTCAGTAAGCAGAGACTCGGGAACCAATGGAAACACACTTAAAGATCATTTTTGCACAACTTTGTACCCCAAAAACCACTTTGAGCATACACTGTAGATATTGTCATTTTGGAATACGTGTATATTTCATTCTTGCTTTAATTTCagtatttaacatattttttttccgtcaagagtggaaaaacacactgaagtcaAATTTCTCGATTGTTGCACAAACTTAAACAATAAAAGCTGACTTTGATTCTGATGTCGACCTTTATTCTTCTCTCGAGTAGCTGTGCCTGAAAATATTTATTCCCAACTCCACTCTGATGCGATTTTGACTTCTCAGTTTGTTCAGCACAGTAAATTGAAGTCCAAGGGTTTATTATTTTATCAGATCATACTAAAAGATGAGttgataaaaatgtctgttGTGGTTGAAGAAAGGCCTCAGGGTGGTGTTGTGGTTTCCATGTTTGCTTCAGAGAGACAATGTCAAGCGCTTTCTGTGTAAATTCTTTGCAAATTGATCTTGTGTGTAGTTTGTTCTCCATCAGTCCAGAGATATACATTTGAGCGTCGataatgtgtgtgagtgtgtctgtggtgCACTGAGCTGCCAGTCCCCATGACCTATATCTGCTGACAGTGGTATAAACAATGTGGAGTGAGAAAATCACTGTGATGCACAGATTAAGTGATGATTTTTATCATTTGATATCAGTACTGGTGAAAGCTGTTCAAGAGCGATGATGGGTGTCTCTCAAAACTTCAATAAAATttgtgttaaaaaatgatatATATCCTGATATAAAACTATGGATATTTGCAAGTCGAAACCTGACTGGGATTGTGTTGCAGCcttgatgaaaaaaacacattttttaagcaatattggtggacttttatttattcatacatttattgtttcttcttcttcttctttttcttgttcttcttcttctttttttttttattctgggacATAAAAAAGACAGGTTTTGTGAGCCATTTTTTCCCTGCGTTCCTATTGGCTGATCCTGGTTCGCTGCCCTGAGCCTCGCTTTGTGATTGGTCAGGTTTTCGCAGGGAACCCGAAGCCGCGCTGTGATTGGTCGAACCGCGTGTCTGGCTGCTGGATTTGTAAAGACGGAGCCGTCTGCGAGTCGCTGCTGGGAGGGCGCCGTCCGTCCGGCatgtcttggtcttgtttatACCGAGGTCGGAATCCTCTGTCCCGGTCCTGAACACCTGAGGTGAGTCCCCAACCCCCGTCTCAGCCCCGGTAGCCGCGCGCGGGAGCGTTCCCCTCTGAGGGCGTGTTCGTGCGGGCTGCGAAAGAAACGGAAACGCTGGAGATGTGACAGTTCGCGGCGGCGTCTAATTCCCGGCTCGGACACCGTAACGCATCGGTGTGAGGAGGAAAACCGGCGCAGGCTAAACCACGCCGTGCTCACCGAGTTGTCCAGAAAGAGAAACTAGAAAGGGCTCAACCCATCACTTTCTCGCGTTATTCACTTTCCACAAACCTTAACTAGAGAAAATTTGTTCATTGAAAGTTGATTTGTGAGACTGTCTTCCAGAAAATAGACGGAGGTCAATTTGGATGCACCCGCTTCTTCAGTTTGGCTGCAAGCGAGGTTGAAATAATCACAGAAAACCTGAAACAAATCATTCCTATTATTGCTTTTATGttcctttttctgtcttatATTAGATGTGCAATAGGCAACTTCAATCTGCAAGCTTAACGTCAATTAAGTAGATTTGTCTCATCCACAATAAGATCTAATTCAAACCGTGAGTGTATGTCTCCAATCTGATTGTCTTTTAGtggattttaaaagaaaatctggAGTTATTTCCATTTTAAACCTGAGGATTTAGAATATATAAAATATCTCCATAATCTCTCATTACTCTGATGTTTCTAAGACCAAAAATCAAATGACACAGGACGAAAAAAAGCGTTTAAAAGTCTTTTATTCGCTTCATATTCCAAAATGTGCTGTTCCAGCAAATCCCACTTGAGTCAAGAATGGCTCCTCCTTTTCCCTCATGCTGCCTGGACtgctgtttacatttttacaggCTTTATCTTGGTCTTCTCTGTCTGTATACAGGTAAATAAAGCTTATTGAGAGGTTTATTTGAGAGGGCCGTTTTAACTGGGAGCAGCTACAAAGTGATCGCACACACTCAAATAGTAGAATGgcaaggaaataaaacacagccCAAAACAGAGAAATGGTAATCCCAACACCGAGGACATGAGTCAGAAGCCTGTCTGTGGAGGAGTGTCTAAAAAACCTCCTGTGACTCACAGGAACAAACCACTGAAGGCAGGTTCGCTGTGAAAAGCTCCCTCGCCTCCTGGGTTTTAACCGATTTTTGGCTCATTCAACAGTCTCTCACTCTTTAATACACTCATGTTTCTGCTTTGGAGGCTCTCAGTCAGGGATGGGcaactttaatcattttatcATCACTGCCAGAGGAACGAGTAATGACCAGGCACTTCTCGACTAATCAGAAGAGTGACGACAGAATTTATTCTGAAAAATGAGTATCGAGTATTTGTATAtaacatgtttttaaatgtgtttgaattaTTCACAACCTGTGGCAacaatgctttttgttttttaattaaatggacAGAAAGTTGAAGGGCGTGGCCCGAGCCCCATGGCTGCTTTATGTAACCTTTGTGTTttgcagaaaagcagaaaaagtcGCATATATGCAGACAAAATCTCAGCTGGGAGATGTTGTCGTTTcacttttcttgtgtttatgtAGAATATAATATACTTTTTTAATCCCAGAGGAACATTCTTTAACATTTTAGCTGTTGTGATCGGTGTGAGCTTCTCTTTTGATGTTGAATTGTAAGATTTCTATGTCAAACTCTCAGGTGcataatatatatatgtatgtatgtatgtatgtatgtatgtatgtatgtatatatgtatgtatatattctGATTCAAGTAGTTCTGATTCATCACACataaacagattttctttttttaattgtttttgttctgtttggttTGAGCTTGTGAGTTGTGAAACTGAAAAATTCAGCATTCGCAGACTATCAGTAACGGGACGTTGTTGCTCAGCTGAAAATAGTCGATGCCAAACAAAGAACGTTTGActtgaaaaaagacaaatgtccTCTCAAGGTTGTGTCAAAACCATTCAAGCAGAAGTTAATGCCTTAAGATTTTTAAAGTCTCATCGGTGTCGAGGAGATTGAAaccatctgtctgtcttctgtcctgCTTCATCGAGCTTTATGCCGACGGCAGCTGCCTTTCAGTGAAGGCTTGCTGGGCTGACAGATCTGAGTGCAAAGTGGAATTCCtcgaaaaaaaatacacatatatatcggttttgttgttttatttaatgaatttttAAGGCCTGTCCTGATCTGTTCATGCTTCGGTGACTTTGGAAATGACTACTGTCACTGATCCTCCTTTCAGAGTCCGCCCCGTCCCGGAGTTCAGTAAAGTGAGTGAAGCCTCTCTTCTCCGACCCACTTTGAAGTGTTGTGGTATTTATATGACACCCCGCATGTGTTTCTGttccgttgttgttgttgttgttgttgttgttgtttacagagAAGGTGAAAAAGGGAGAGCCAGAGCAGGGGGATGTTGACTTACCCCTCTGACTCGCTCCCTCACTTAGCTTGTCCGATGGATGAAGATGCTCTTCCCCCAAACCCTTTCAGTAGTGCACCTCCCCACAGTGACCCTCCaccacctctcctctccctttCCTCCACCACCCCCAGGTATCGTCTTCCCCTTTGGCAcctttttgctttcatttgCTGTCGGTGGACTTTTCCTAATTTTTGGTTcgtagaactttttttttttgctctcgcTGAGCGCTCTGAATTTAGAGACGACACAGGGAGGCTTCATTTGTAGGCCTCAGTTCAACAACATGGTAATTCAGAATTCTTTAAATTCCCATAGTTTTATTCCTTCCTACATTTTGTTGGTGATCTAGCAGCGTGCACTTTTCAGACATCTTACATGTTTTTTACCCCTTCATTCCTCAGTGAGCTTTAAGGATGAATAATACAAGTAACCTTACCTGACAGGCATCAGGTGGATCTAATCCACCACGCCGGCTCCGTCCAATCACATGAAATCTCTTACTTTATATtgcagaaatactttattacaGACGCATCGGTGACATTCGATCTGTGCAATGTAATCCAGTTTTTATGTGCTGCAGTGAAAGAAAACACCAGATTCTTATGAAGATCACAAATGATACGAGCGTGTAAGATCTTGATGAAAAGCCCACAGAGTTTTACAGGCCCTTTAAGAGtcctccagtgaaaacacaaacatttgaaGCAGGCAGATAATGAGCCCTCTTTGGAATAAACCTAGCATGTGGCCTGATAGGTGCTGTCTGTAGATCTGCTCTCATTAAGTGATTCTTTCATCCCTGGTCTCCTTGATTCGTTAAAAATGACTGTTTAGTTTATTTGCACATGACTTTGTGAAGCCAGGCTGCAGGGCTGGAGAACGTGTTTTTATAAAAGCTTGAATAAATCACAGCAAGTTTAACTGATTTTGGAATGACTTGTAGAGGATTTGCCAGAATTAACAtgtttgttcctgttttatGCGTCAGTCTGTCGGAGTTTAGAAATCATTTCTGGCGCTCCTTTTGTTCCCTGATCTCACGTCgtcttcttcatttgtttgcGAAAAGCTGCATGTTggatttacttatttttttcttcccctccctgAAACATTCACAGCTGTGTGAATGATGGGATATCTGGCCATCGACGGGGAGGCCGAGTTCAGCAGAATAAAAGCCACACACCTGAAAAACGCGGTGACATAAacagccccgccgccgcccagaAGCCGCCCAGGCAGACTCCGTCCccaacagagaaacagaaacagaccgCAAAAATGGTGGGACTTTGATTTAAAAGCATCTTATTTCAGTGCTTGTCATTGAAGAGAAACGGCGCTCATCCGCTGCTCGTTCATCTGTGTTCAATAGGTGCAGATATCACAACCAAAGCAGCCGCGGGTGGACGGCGTGCACGCTCACCACGAGCAAAACCAGGTCAGTGTTTCACTCGTTTCCAGTGTGTTTCATCTGCGAAGCGTCCCGAGATGCTTCCCGGCCACGTGCCGTCGGCCTCACGTGCCGAGCCGCTAAGCCGGCGGTGTGTGATCTGCgagcagaagctgctgcagtaaGGCTGTGTGTGGAAACATGGGAGACCCGGACAGCGTGCCGCGCACGAGGGGTTAATCGAGTGAATTAATCCTCCTTCACGGTctgctgcgcctcacgcagacGAGCAATCGAGTGACTTAACGCGACCTACAAATGATGCTGGAGGCCTCCGGCGTCACGGCGCGCCGTCGGCGTCTCCTCTTTCTCCCCACGGAGACGCGCCGGCGCTCGAGTTTCAGTCGAGTTTAGGCGGCCGGTGTTCGCTTTCCTTTAATGAACGTGGATGAAAATACATACTGAAGAAATGACAATACCCATGACTGCATCCTCAAACAGTGTGTTCCTTTACTTGTTACACAAAAGTTAATTTTTACACTTTAACtgagaagaaacaaaataaGTTATCTGGGATTTATGCATGCATGCTGCCAACGTGAATTAAAAGTATAAAATATGTAATTTGATCATTTTGATTTACCAAAAAAAGTTGTATTGTAGCTAAGTGGTCATCTGACCTTCATGCTAAGGTTTTGAGATGTTTTTGtcgtaaataaaaaaaaaaaaaaaaaaattgctgatTGATCTCTTTTGAATGCAGCAGTTCGAGCGTTTTGCTTGTATTTGAATTTCCCTTTGATTTTAAAGCTCAGTCACTGTTGATTTGTCTGTTTGCAGGATGGATTTGACCTTGACTTTACAGCACAGCAGGGAAACGACAAGTGAGTGTTTGGATGCAGAATCATGCAGCTTGTGAGAAAACGATGACTCGATGTGAAAAATGCTTCCTTTTATATTACAGCTTGTGATTAATTAGCATGAACGTGACCTGTCCTTCATACTTggtgtttatttgttgttctgAAAGTCTTGTTTCTTCTGTGTCCTTTTAAAATTCAGGCAAACGAACCAGAAGAGCCCACAGACGAACACGGGCCCTTCTCCTGACCAAACCGATCTGGAAGGCGCCAGATCCAACTTTGACGCCTGCGGACGTTTTGACGCGggacaaaatgttgaaaacgcgCCCTTGCCAGCGGGATGGCTGATCGGCCCGCTGTTTCAGTCCTTCAAATCGAAGATGGCCAGCTTCACTGAGATTGTTATGAGTCCGGTGAAACTCCTCAAAGGCTCCTCTGTGCCGTCCGATGAGGACCATGAGCAAGGCGCCACGTTTTCTACAGAGAGGGAACGTGGGGACGGCAGTCCGCAGGATGTGGCCGATCAGCCGATCGGATATGCGTACTctaaaaaaatacactttggTGGGGAGTTGGAGAAATGCAGCTCGAAGCAGGATGACTGTGCAGTAAATCAGAAGGAAGAATCCTCGCCTGATTTAGTGCCTTCGACACACAggccctcctcctgcagggtgcCAGACACTTCTGGGTTTGTTGATCCGTCCCCGGCAGACCCCTCTGCCAGACCAAGTGCCTCCCATCAACCCAGCCTGCACACATCCGGAGCCGCGGAGGACCGCAGCACCAGACAGACTGCCCAGGTGAAACCTCTGCACAGAAGACGGGCCAGAAACGGGTCCGAAGTGAAGAGCGTCGACGTCAGGAAGTGTGTGTCGGTCAGCAGGAAGGGACGGTCAAACGCGGAGGCCAGTGAAGAGCAGCTGTCTCAGTCTGCTGGAGCAGGCAGCGCTGAGTTCAGCGACGCCACTGAAACGTCTTCACTTCCAGTCCCTTACTCCCGGCCCAACCCAGACTGCCTTCAAACTCACGGTGCTGAAGGCGTCGCAGGCGCTGAAGGTCACCCGCCGGCGCAGCAAAGCCTCCATAACGATCACAGTCACGGTGCTAACAGGAAGACCCTGAAAAACTGCTGCACGGCCTCTGCTGTCTGCGTTGGACCCTGAAACCCTGACAGGGACCAGAAGGACAAAGAGGCCGCTCACACTGAACAACCACTCGGAGAACTCGATCAAGAAGAAAAGACTGCAGACGGAGGACACGGGGAACCAAGAGGCGGTGAACAAGCCTTCGGTCAGGGTTCTGAGATCGCCAAGAAAAGGGACTGCGTTGACGAGCACAATCACAGATCAGCAAGAGACTCTACAGTCCTCGAGATATAAGCCGGCTGGATCCACCAGCAGAAACGGGAACGACAAAGGTGAACAAGTGATGCTGGCTGCAGTGAGTGAGGCGGTGTCAGACATGCAGACTGAAGGTTCCCCGGACGCCGTGTCGGTTTGCTCTGTGGATCTAAGCAGCGGTTCCTCAGACACCTGCAGCAAACCGACATCCGGTGGTTCCAGCAAAAGACTGAAAACCAGAGCGTTGTCGGCAAAACCCGACGGCAAGACGTCCAGCATGGATCTGGAAGCTGCCGCGTCGACCAGCTCCCCAGCAGAGGCCGAGGAGACGCAGTTACCGGAAGTTCTCGTCCGTCCTGATATAAAGCAGCTAAAAAGCAAAAGCCAGTGCAAGAACCTCACCTACAGGCCGCCCAAACGGAAATTGCCAAACCAAGCGATTTCATTGGCCAAATCAGGCAGCAGCGAGCCGTCTACCTCACCACGACCGTCCCTGGTGTTACACAGAGTCACACCCACTGAGCTGGTCAAACACTCCACGTCTGAGCAGACCCAGCTGTCCAAGAGGCCGAGGAGAGGTCcccgaggccccgcccactccgccGTTACCAACGGGACCCGCGAGGCGGCGAATCACACCAAAGAAAACCAGTCAGACGAAGGTGAAAGGTCACCGGACTCAGAGTGTTCTGCGGCTGAACCGCTGCCAGACTGCTTTGTCCAGTTGAATGAGAGCGATGAGCACATGAtggatgtgaaatgtgaaggtACCACCGCAGCGGCAGATGGTCCCGGCGGCGGTGTTCGGCGGCCGCCTTGCTCAAGGAACGTGAAAGTGAAGCCGAGGAGAGCCGAAAGCCAAAGGAGGAGGTGCAGGCTGCTGCACAGCCGGACCCGGGGTGACGACGGCGCCAAGTCCGTCACCATGGAGGACGCAGGTCTGACCGGGTCCGCCTCCCGTCCGGCCAGCGGCTTCACGGGGCGCCTCCGCCGCAGCTACTCCTGTCCAGAGATCCCGTCCCTGCGCTCCCACGACGCGCCCTGGTCGTCCCCGCAGCACGCCGCCCACCACGGCAGGGCCCACGCGGCGCACCCGCACCACCACTCCCACTCCAGGCACCAGCGCCGCACCCGCCGCCACACGGTGTGCAGCGTGGAGGTGGAGCGGGAGATCGCCCCGCTGTGCCTCCGGAAGGAGGTGTACCCGTCCCGGAGGTCGGCCTCGTACGACCACCTCCCGCCCACGCTGGCGCTCTCCCCCAGCTCGTCGCTCTCGGCTCtcgcctcctgcttcctctcgaGTCCGCTGGCGTTTCTGTCCAAGAAAACCGACGGCAGACCGGCCGGCGGCGGCCCCGGCGCGTCCGGCCACGCTCCCTCCGCCTTgtcctcggcggcggcggcgtccccgCTGAGCTCCGCCTGGCACCACCCTCATCCGGCGTTCATCCCCAGAGCCGAGTCCCCCGGAGCCCCGATGGACTCGAGCAGCAGGTAAACAGCCAGCGATGCTCTCCTCTTCCCCCCACAGTATATTGATTATCAGTTTTTGTAACGTTTCCAACACAACGCAAACACACCAACATCCACACTCGAcaggaatgaagagaaacaaactgATCAGATACAGACTGATGAAATCCGGATATACAGAACCACAAAGACCAGTGACATGGTCCCTTGTTACAACGGCCATGAAAGGTTTCCAGAGTTCGTTCAAGTCCTTCATTTACCCCTGGAGGTATCCGTCAGTCGTTCTAGTCTGATGCGACTCGGTTGTCCCTTCCATCCATTTTTCCAGCGGAGGAGCCTCCGTAGTTTCCCATCAGAGCGTAACGACTCGTCTGGCCTGCAGGAGTCTGAAGTCCAGCGTTCctgtttgatttgttgttttggaAACTGCTTTGGGTTTTTTCCAAATATGTATAATTTAGCACCGAGGGGAACTTTGACGTTAAACATTCTAACACGTCTTCCCATAATTAGTTTTAGTTTGT includes these proteins:
- the prr14 gene encoding uncharacterized protein prr14 isoform X1, with protein sequence MLAAVSEAVSDMQTEGSPDAVSVCSVDLSSGSSDTCSKPTSGGSSKRLKTRALSAKPDGKTSSMDLEAAASTSSPAEAEETQLPEVLVRPDIKQLKSKSQCKNLTYRPPKRKLPNQAISLAKSGSSEPSTSPRPSLVLHRVTPTELVKHSTSEQTQLSKRPRRGPRGPAHSAVTNGTREAANHTKENQSDEGERSPDSECSAAEPLPDCFVQLNESDEHMMDVKCEGTTAAADGPGGGVRRPPCSRNVKVKPRRAESQRRRCRLLHSRTRGDDGAKSVTMEDAGLTGSASRPASGFTGRLRRSYSCPEIPSLRSHDAPWSSPQHAAHHGRAHAAHPHHHSHSRHQRRTRRHTVCSVEVEREIAPLCLRKEVYPSRRSASYDHLPPTLALSPSSSLSALASCFLSSPLAFLSKKTDGRPAGGGPGASGHAPSALSSAAAASPLSSAWHHPHPAFIPRAESPGAPMDSSSSGTSLECELEGRRQSEEEDDDDGEDTSSSSQEFEDVALREEKALSDSEIKVVRKLEEPGKVSSIRIRKTLPKPQNNLTPMGLPKPVRLKKKQFSLEEIYTNKNFSKPPESRLETIFEVPLNRKNGSESWFGQRRLKRFLTFLEGGEPRKPKKPLAGGGKAGGSSSSASRPRRGGFAKEEAPLGAQDVDSLLCSKLEQLNLWLIHDQRDS
- the prr14 gene encoding uncharacterized protein prr14 isoform X2, which encodes MLAAVSEAVSDMQTEGSPDAVSVCSVDLSSGSSDTCSKPTSGGSSKRLKTRALSAKPDGKTSSMDLEAAASTSSPAEAEETQLPEVLVRPDIKQLKSKSQCKNLTYRPPKRKLPNQAISLAKSGSSEPSTSPRPSLVLHRVTPTELVKHSTSEQTQLSKRPRRGPRGPAHSAVTNGTREAANHTKENQSDEGERSPDSECSAAEPLPDCFVQLNESDEHMMDVKCEGTTAAADGPGGGVRRPPCSRNVKVKPRRAESQRRRCRLLHSRTRGDDGAKSVTMEDAGLTGSASRPASGFTGRLRRSYSCPEIPSLRSHDAPWSSPQHAAHHGRAHAAHPHHHSHSRHQRRTRRHTVCSVEVEREIAPLCLRKEVYPSRRSASYDHLPPTLALSPSSSLSALASCFLSSPLAFLSKKTDGRPAGGGPGASGHAPSALSSAAAASPLSSAWHHPHPAFIPRAESPGAPMDSSSSGTSLECELEGRRQSEEEDDDDGEDTSSSSQEFEDVALREEKALSDSEIKVVRKLEEPGKVSSIRIRKTLPKPQNNLTPMGLPKPVRLKKKQFSLEEIYTNKNFSKPPESIPARRGKGVSALVPPWGPNGPGLQVTSA